CGCCACCACTATGAGGTCGGTCAGGACAAACAACAAACCAGTCACCAGGATGCCTGTCAGGGAGGCTGTTCTTACTTCGTGGTTTTGATTTAAGCACGGGAGAAACATCCACATCACCACCAGTTCCCCCAACCAGGCCGTTGTCGGGATGGCCCCCTTGACCAAGTTGCTCAGGCCGGTCTCGCCAACAGGAAGTAAGTTTTTCCCGTCCATAACGTTGATTACCAGGAGATGACTGAGCAGTAACAGGCTGATTACCAGTGGCAAAAAAACCAGGTTAAGTCGAGCGATCACCTCCAGTCCGCTGCGGACCGCATAGGCCGACAGGGCAATACCGACGAGGATGATGACAATGAACGGGGTTTCCGGCAGGAACCCAATGAGCACTATATCCCCGAACTCTTGACTGATAGCAGCGGTAGTGTGGAGCAGCCACCAGAGGTAAAAGAGGCTGACCAGCCGCCCCGGCCACTTCCCCAAGATGATTTCTGCGGCCTGGATCAGGTTCTGGTCAGGTAACCGTCTCCACAACGCAGTGAGCAGTAGGGTTATGCCCAGACCGAATCCCGTTGCCAGCAAGCCGGCCAGCCAGGCATCCTGTTTGGCTGTCCCCGCTGTAACACTGGGAACAAAAAGGACACCGGTAGACAGAATGAGATTGGCAATCAGACAGCCCCATTCCACACTGCTGATCATCACCTTGTCCTTCATGCCATCACCCTCTTTCCATGTGAATTAACTCTTCAATGACTGTATTTTCTTAAAGATTGGTTTCGTCATCAGACCGGTACGCCGGATTTGAGCGTTGACGGTTACTTCAACTGGGACTTTTGGGAACTCGTCTTCCCACCGGTTTTTCAATAGTTTCCACTCCTGTGGGTAGCGGCGGTGTACTGCTTCCCCAAAGCCGAAAACATCTGTTTGCAAATCCGTCTGGGCCTTCTGAAGCGCCAGCTGGCAGCGTTCTTCTATCTGACTGGCCATGTACTGATTAATCTCCTCGATGACCGCCGGCTGGCTGGCATCATCAGGTCCCTGTTCCTCGGCCAGATCGCCCTCGGTATCAATTTCCACCTTGATCTTTAACATCCCATCATGGATTTCTGGGATCACCTTCGTCCTTGACCGGTAGATGTTGATTGATATTCTTCCTTCTTTTTTTTCGGGGCTCGGAATGGTCACCACGCC
The Bacillota bacterium genome window above contains:
- a CDS encoding endospore germination permease; this translates as MKDKVMISSVEWGCLIANLILSTGVLFVPSVTAGTAKQDAWLAGLLATGFGLGITLLLTALWRRLPDQNLIQAAEIILGKWPGRLVSLFYLWWLLHTTAAISQEFGDIVLIGFLPETPFIVIILVGIALSAYAVRSGLEVIARLNLVFLPLVISLLLLSHLLVINVMDGKNLLPVGETGLSNLVKGAIPTTAWLGELVVMWMFLPCLNQNHEVRTASLTGILVTGLLFVLTDLIVVAVFGPVQVASFVISTLNAARMIHIAASIERVEAFTLGIWVFGGVVKISLFYLAFVYGLAEWLKLRDYRPLVLPAGGLIVAMGMLNYRNIVELFHFAGKSWPVYSLLTVEVGLPVLMLLVALGRGIKAQPRGNGSEGTN